A stretch of the bacterium genome encodes the following:
- a CDS encoding neutral zinc metallopeptidase codes for MRWQGRRGSSNIEDRRGRGGPAVIGGSLGGIGLVVLIIYTLLGGDPTALLEQQSGSGQSAGIESGGLPVDDASDEGARFVSVVLADTEEVWREIFAAAGETYREPRLVLFEGQVQSACGRQGSSVGPFYCPGDETVYIDLSFYRVMREQFGAAGDFAQAYVIAHEIGHHVQNLLGITDRMERAGRGDANELSVRLELQADFLAGLWAHHAQRRFDILEPGDIEEALRAANAIGDDNLQRQTQGRVVPDAFTHGTGEQRERWFRLGFETGDFNQGDTFAAERL; via the coding sequence ATGCGCTGGCAGGGCCGTCGGGGAAGCAGCAATATCGAGGATCGCCGGGGCCGGGGCGGCCCGGCCGTGATCGGCGGCAGCCTGGGCGGCATCGGACTGGTCGTCCTGATCATCTACACGCTGCTGGGCGGCGATCCCACGGCGCTGCTGGAGCAGCAGTCGGGTTCGGGCCAGTCTGCCGGCATCGAGTCAGGCGGCCTGCCCGTCGATGATGCCAGCGACGAGGGCGCCCGGTTCGTCAGCGTGGTGCTGGCCGACACCGAGGAGGTATGGCGCGAGATCTTCGCGGCCGCCGGCGAGACCTACCGCGAGCCGCGGCTCGTGCTCTTCGAGGGCCAGGTGCAGTCGGCGTGCGGACGCCAGGGCTCGTCCGTGGGTCCGTTCTACTGCCCGGGCGACGAGACCGTCTACATCGACCTGTCGTTCTACCGCGTGATGCGCGAACAGTTCGGCGCTGCCGGCGACTTCGCCCAGGCCTACGTGATCGCCCACGAGATCGGCCACCACGTGCAGAACCTGCTGGGCATCACCGACCGCATGGAGCGGGCGGGCCGCGGCGATGCCAACGAACTTTCCGTACGCCTGGAACTGCAGGCCGACTTCCTGGCCGGCCTCTGGGCGCACCACGCGCAGCGGCGCTTCGACATCCTCGAGCCGGGCGATATCGAGGAGGCCCTGCGGGCCGCCAACGCGATCGGCGACGACAACCTGCAGCGCCAGACGCAGGGGCGCGTGGTGCCCGACGCCTTCACGCACGGCACCGGCGAACAGCGCGAGCGGTGGTTCCGGCTCGGGTTCGAGACGGGCGACTTCAACCAGGGCGACACGTTCGCGGCCGAGCGGCTGTAG
- a CDS encoding RNA polymerase sigma factor — translation MGKADHDLQGGASPPEAAPETDLILARAAAQGDEEAWRRLYDATCQPLFNFLVYQTGDREAARDLLQETYVTALGRLDTYRGQGTLLSWLRAVGLRKSLDWRRRVKLGVRKVAALALERTSLTSSSAEATFPALGDGFQAALNRLSPHQRAALLLRELEDAPFAEIAAVLGCGEPTARVHHHRACRNLRTWLQGGDDLVFSELPGGNQS, via the coding sequence ATGGGAAAAGCCGATCATGACCTGCAGGGCGGAGCTTCACCCCCCGAAGCCGCGCCGGAAACCGACCTGATTCTGGCCCGCGCCGCCGCCCAGGGCGACGAGGAGGCCTGGCGCCGCCTGTACGACGCCACCTGCCAGCCGCTGTTCAACTTCCTGGTCTACCAGACCGGCGACCGCGAGGCCGCGCGCGACCTGCTGCAGGAAACCTACGTGACGGCGCTCGGGCGCCTGGACACGTACCGCGGGCAGGGCACGCTGCTGAGCTGGCTGCGGGCGGTGGGCCTGCGCAAGAGCCTCGACTGGCGACGGCGCGTCAAGCTCGGCGTCCGCAAGGTTGCCGCGCTGGCCCTCGAGCGCACGTCCCTCACGTCTTCCAGCGCCGAAGCGACGTTCCCCGCCCTGGGGGACGGCTTCCAGGCGGCCCTGAACCGCCTGTCGCCGCACCAGCGCGCCGCGCTGCTGCTGCGCGAACTGGAAGACGCACCCTTCGCCGAGATCGCCGCGGTCCTGGGCTGCGGCGAGCCGACGGCGCGGGTCCATCATCACCGGGCCTGCCGCAACCTGCGCACCTGGCTGCAGGGCGGCGACGACCTGGTCTTCAGCGAGCTGCCGGGAGGTAACCAGTCATGA
- a CDS encoding ammonium transporter, with translation MFDSGHTGFMLLATSLVMLMTPGLAFFYGGLVGRQNVLSIMIQSFVSMGVTTVLWFVCGYSLCFSGGAGGIIGNLDQAFLRGVDATTPYGDGSIPLLVFVAYQMMFAIITPALITGAFSNRVRFPAYLVFLVAWLMLVYFPFVHMIWGGGLLAKWGVLDFAGGIAVHNIAGMAALASVLFVGRRRVTEQGPHSIPLVALGTGLLWFGWYGFNAGSELKADHITALAFMNTDVAASFAAVTWMIIEWSRVRKPRFVGLLTGAVAGLATITPAAGFVSTTTAALIGVIAGGVCYLAVELKNRLHWDDALDVWGVHGVGGALGIILLGVFGSVAINSAGADGLIHGGSTFFFKQVAAVAGSSLYAFGFTWGMLWLINKVTPVRTTEQMEKTLDESLHGEQAYLA, from the coding sequence ATGTTCGACTCCGGCCATACCGGCTTCATGCTGCTCGCCACCAGCCTCGTCATGTTGATGACGCCCGGGCTGGCCTTCTTCTACGGCGGGCTGGTGGGACGGCAGAACGTGCTGTCCATCATGATCCAGAGCTTCGTCTCGATGGGCGTGACCACGGTCCTGTGGTTCGTCTGCGGCTACTCGCTGTGCTTCTCCGGCGGCGCCGGGGGCATCATCGGGAACCTCGACCAGGCCTTCCTGCGCGGCGTCGACGCGACCACGCCCTACGGCGACGGCTCGATCCCGCTGCTGGTCTTCGTGGCCTACCAGATGATGTTCGCCATCATCACGCCCGCCCTGATCACGGGCGCCTTCAGCAACCGCGTGCGCTTCCCCGCCTACCTGGTGTTCCTGGTGGCGTGGCTGATGCTGGTCTACTTCCCGTTCGTCCACATGATCTGGGGCGGCGGCCTGCTGGCCAAGTGGGGCGTGCTCGACTTCGCCGGCGGCATCGCCGTGCACAACATCGCCGGCATGGCGGCGCTGGCCTCGGTCCTGTTCGTCGGGCGGCGGCGCGTGACCGAGCAGGGTCCGCACTCGATCCCGCTGGTCGCCCTCGGCACCGGCCTGCTGTGGTTCGGCTGGTACGGGTTCAACGCCGGCAGCGAGCTCAAGGCCGACCACATCACCGCGCTGGCCTTCATGAACACCGACGTGGCGGCCAGCTTCGCCGCCGTCACCTGGATGATCATCGAATGGTCGCGCGTGCGGAAGCCCCGCTTCGTCGGCCTGCTCACCGGCGCGGTGGCCGGCCTGGCAACGATCACCCCGGCGGCCGGCTTCGTCTCGACGACCACGGCGGCACTCATCGGCGTCATCGCCGGCGGCGTCTGCTACCTGGCCGTTGAACTCAAGAACCGCCTGCACTGGGACGACGCTCTCGACGTCTGGGGCGTGCACGGCGTGGGCGGCGCGCTGGGCATCATCCTGCTGGGCGTCTTCGGCTCGGTGGCGATCAACAGCGCCGGTGCCGACGGCCTTATCCACGGCGGCAGCACGTTCTTCTTCAAGCAGGTCGCGGCCGTCGCGGGCTCGAGCCTCTACGCCTTCGGGTTCACCTGGGGCATGCTGTGGCTCATCAACAAGGTCACGCCGGTGCGCACCACCGAGCAGATGGAAAAGACCCTCGACGAGTCGCTGCACGGCGAACAGGCCTACCTGGCCTGA
- a CDS encoding outer membrane beta-barrel protein gives MRRTMIAGLVLLLAGAAAAQETQISGFVDAAWFYDAATKAGEFGVDQVEVDVEHQAGERALVRADLEWLKDGEGYVAQVEQAYVQYTARCGWALSFGKFNAPIGYEVLDPTGMFQYSHSLLFTYAAPTNLTGVKVARDLGAGWDLAAHLSNGWDRSTADKHVTVGGRLGLVRGGFSGGLSAISGKEDMPGEGEGDPSSPLTRTVFDSDLSLVRGAWRFGGEVSLGDVTTAGGDAQWLGLMAMAHVDFSPRAGLTLRVDHLDDQDGWLFGTVDGQVQARRSLTIAPTFTLADGLGALVEMRIDQSDREAFLDSDGLPTDSAVTFAVEMTGSF, from the coding sequence ATGCGCAGGACGATGATCGCAGGGCTTGTGCTCCTGCTGGCCGGCGCCGCAGCGGCGCAGGAAACGCAGATCTCAGGCTTCGTGGACGCCGCCTGGTTCTATGATGCCGCCACGAAGGCGGGCGAGTTCGGTGTCGACCAGGTCGAGGTCGACGTGGAGCACCAGGCCGGCGAGCGCGCCCTCGTGCGCGCCGACCTGGAGTGGCTGAAGGACGGCGAGGGCTACGTGGCCCAGGTCGAGCAGGCCTACGTGCAGTACACCGCGCGCTGCGGTTGGGCCCTCAGCTTCGGCAAGTTCAACGCGCCGATCGGCTACGAGGTGCTCGACCCCACGGGCATGTTCCAGTACAGCCACTCGCTGCTGTTCACCTACGCGGCGCCGACCAACCTCACGGGCGTGAAGGTGGCGCGTGACCTGGGCGCGGGCTGGGACCTGGCCGCGCACCTGTCCAACGGCTGGGACCGCTCCACGGCCGACAAGCACGTGACCGTGGGCGGCCGGCTGGGCCTCGTGCGCGGCGGCTTCAGCGGCGGCCTCAGCGCCATCTCGGGCAAGGAAGACATGCCGGGCGAGGGCGAGGGCGATCCGTCATCGCCCCTGACGCGCACCGTCTTCGACTCCGACCTGTCGCTGGTGCGCGGTGCCTGGCGCTTCGGCGGCGAGGTCAGCCTGGGCGACGTCACCACGGCGGGCGGCGACGCCCAGTGGCTGGGCCTGATGGCGATGGCGCACGTCGACTTCAGCCCCCGGGCGGGCCTGACATTGCGCGTCGACCACCTGGACGACCAGGACGGCTGGCTGTTCGGCACCGTCGACGGCCAGGTCCAGGCGCGGCGATCACTGACGATCGCCCCGACGTTCACCCTCGCCGACGGCCTCGGCGCCCTCGTGGAGATGCGCATCGACCAGAGCGACCGTGAGGCGTTCCTCGACAGCGACGGCCTGCCGACCGACAGTGCCGTCACGTTTGCGGTGGAGATGACCGGCAGCTTCTAG